A window of the Desulforapulum autotrophicum HRM2 genome harbors these coding sequences:
- a CDS encoding YccF domain-containing protein encodes MILILNILWFIIGGGFISWLLWILLGGLLFITIAGIPFAFAAFRIAGFAAFPFGRELVDARALGEKRIVGTALANFLWIILAGIWLAISHIIAGISLCLTIIGIPFGFAHFRLAGVCFAPLGKIPVSK; translated from the coding sequence ATGATACTGATACTCAATATTCTATGGTTTATAATAGGTGGTGGTTTTATCTCTTGGCTGCTCTGGATTCTGCTGGGCGGGTTGCTGTTCATTACCATCGCAGGGATCCCTTTTGCCTTTGCTGCCTTCAGGATAGCCGGGTTTGCAGCATTCCCCTTTGGCAGAGAGCTTGTGGATGCCCGGGCCCTGGGCGAAAAAAGAATCGTCGGCACCGCCCTCGCCAATTTTCTGTGGATCATCCTGGCCGGAATCTGGCTCGCCATTTCCCATATCATTGCCGGAATAAGCCTTTGCCTGACCATCATCGGCATCCCCTTCGGGTTTGCCCACTTCAGGCTGGCCGGCGTCTGCTTTGCCCCCCTGGGAAAAATCCCTGTCTCCAAATAG
- a CDS encoding MarC family protein, whose amino-acid sequence MELETFVNYYLKIFFILTPFFVLSAFLSLTREFQDFEKKRIAIKLTIAVMISSFMIYLFGRYIFELFGITLDAFRIGAGTILFLSALSMLSEKNDTASEASNQDIAVVPLAMPMTVGPGVIGVLLVMGAEAGSVMEKIIIGGALFLAVVTLGIMLYLSAVVKRLIGEQGLVLLPKITGLFVSAIAAQIIFTGIQNFLKLN is encoded by the coding sequence GTGGAATTAGAGACGTTTGTTAATTATTATTTGAAGATTTTCTTTATTCTTACCCCGTTCTTTGTCTTGTCTGCATTTCTTTCCCTCACAAGGGAGTTCCAGGATTTTGAAAAGAAGCGGATTGCCATAAAATTAACCATTGCTGTGATGATCAGCTCGTTTATGATTTATCTCTTTGGTCGATATATTTTTGAATTGTTCGGCATCACCCTTGACGCTTTCCGCATAGGTGCCGGCACGATCTTGTTTCTTTCCGCCCTTTCCATGTTATCGGAGAAAAACGACACGGCAAGTGAGGCAAGCAATCAGGATATTGCCGTTGTTCCCCTGGCAATGCCCATGACGGTCGGCCCCGGTGTAATTGGTGTGCTTTTGGTCATGGGGGCTGAAGCCGGTTCAGTCATGGAAAAAATCATCATTGGTGGGGCACTCTTTCTTGCTGTCGTGACCCTGGGAATAATGCTTTACCTTTCAGCTGTTGTAAAGCGCCTGATCGGTGAGCAGGGGTTGGTTCTCCTGCCAAAGATTACAGGCCTCTTTGTCTCTGCCATTGCTGCCCAGATTATCTTTACCGGAATTCAAAATTTTTTGAAACTCAACTGA
- a CDS encoding SGNH/GDSL hydrolase family protein translates to MNLYFLKLLLAPVLIYQGKQVKRQTPRLPEARGLRKGTQGTGQKQVRLLILGDSAAAGVGVPHQNQAITGQILACFGPEYTVDWELMAKTGSTTAGTIGYIKSHPPSAFDVAVTSLGVNDVKAGVTTKKWVAQQKELITLMREKFKIHHFIISAVPPMALFPALPWPLNRYLGLCAAQMNQAVMKWLKTQADCEFMEFNLPMDSSLMADDGFHPGPALHTIWGQEAFHRIARQWQDHPSAHTQQGKQS, encoded by the coding sequence ATGAACCTCTATTTTTTAAAATTGCTTCTGGCCCCAGTGCTGATTTACCAGGGAAAACAGGTGAAACGACAAACACCACGGCTTCCCGAGGCAAGGGGGTTGCGCAAGGGAACACAGGGTACAGGGCAAAAACAGGTTCGCCTGCTGATCCTTGGGGACTCTGCCGCAGCAGGCGTGGGTGTTCCCCACCAAAACCAGGCAATTACAGGTCAGATTCTGGCCTGCTTTGGACCTGAATACACCGTTGACTGGGAACTGATGGCAAAAACCGGATCCACCACGGCCGGAACCATTGGGTATATAAAATCCCATCCCCCGTCAGCATTTGATGTGGCTGTCACCTCCCTGGGTGTCAATGATGTCAAAGCAGGTGTCACAACAAAAAAATGGGTGGCACAGCAGAAAGAACTGATTACACTGATGCGTGAGAAATTCAAGATTCACCATTTTATTATCTCAGCCGTGCCACCCATGGCGCTGTTCCCAGCCCTGCCCTGGCCGTTAAACCGGTATCTTGGCCTGTGCGCGGCACAGATGAACCAAGCCGTCATGAAATGGCTCAAAACCCAAGCAGACTGTGAATTCATGGAATTTAACCTGCCCATGGATTCGTCCCTGATGGCTGACGACGGCTTTCATCCCGGTCCTGCGCTCCATACCATCTGGGGGCAGGAAGCGTTTCACCGGATTGCACGACAGTGGCAGGACCATCCTTCAGCACACACACAGCAGGGGAAACAATCGTAA